A section of the Sander vitreus isolate 19-12246 chromosome 19, sanVit1, whole genome shotgun sequence genome encodes:
- the LOC144534326 gene encoding L-amino-acid oxidase-like has product MDSHWVKWKLFAASVLLLTLYHSTTAAVSMKEHLSDCLEDKDYNELLQTVRNGLPHTNTSRHVVIVGAGVAGLTAAKLLQDAGHKVTIIESSGRVGGRVETYRNEEEGWYAELGAMRIPSTHRIVHWFADELKVKLNNFSMYDPNTFYLVNGLLKKTYTVQNDPDVLNYNVWPSEKGKSADELLQQALQKVKDYVQTHGCKAALIKYDHYSVKEYLKEEGNLSSEAIRMIGDLLNEESLMYTALTEMIYDQTDISDDTTYYEVTGGSDLLPKAFLNVLDVPIFLNSKVKNISQSNKGVIVSYQTGQQSSLTDLSADVVLVTTTAKAALFMDFDPPLSIKKMEALRAVHYDSSTKIILTFSKKFWEKDGIRGGKSITDGPSRFIYYPSHSFPTNKTIGVLLASYTWSDESLLFLGASDEDLKELALRDLAKIHGEYVKSLCTGVVVKRWSADPHSLGAFALFTPYQHLEYSKDLFSCEGRVHFAGEHTAFPHAWIETSMKSAIRAASKINKESARTRHHDEL; this is encoded by the exons ATGGATTCACATTGGGTGAAGTGGAAATTAT TTGCTGCCAGTGTGCTGCTGCTCACATTGTACCACAGCACCACTGCTGCTGTCAGCATGAAGGAACACCTGTCTGATTGTCTGGAGGACAAAGACTACAATGAACTGCTGCAGACTGTGAGGAACGGCCTCCCGCACACAAATACATCTCGTCATGTTGTTATTGTGGGAGCTGGCGTGGCAGGACTGACGGCTGCCAAGCTACTGCAAGACGCAGGACACAAG GTAACCATAATAGAGTCTAGTGGTCGTGTTGGAGGACGGGTGGAGACCTACAGGAATGAAGAAGAGGGCTGGTATGCAGAACTGGGAGCCATGAGGATCCCAAGTACTCACCG AATCGTCCATTGGTTTGCGGACGAGCTAAAGGTCAAGCTGAATAACTTCAGCATGTATGACCCCAACACCTTTTACTTGGTTAATGGGTTGTTGAAGAAGACGTACACAGTGCAAAATGACCCTGACGTTCTGAATTACAACGTGTGGCCAAGTGAGAAAGGGAAGTCAGCCGACGAACTGCTACAACAAGCTTTGCAGAAG GTGAAAGATTACGTCCAGACTCATGGCTGCAAGGCTGCGCTGATAAAATATGACCACTACTCTGTGAAG GAGTATCTGAAAGAAGAAGGAAATCTGAGTTCAGAAGCAATACGGATGATTGGAGACCTTCTTAATGAAGAGAGCCTTATGTACACAGCACTGACTGAGATGATCTATGACCAGACTGACATCAGTGACGACACTAC gtATTATGAAGTGACTGGTGGATCAGACCTTCTCCCAAAAGCTTTTCTTAATGTCCTGGATGTTCCTATCTTCCTCAACTCCAAGGTCAAAAACATCAGCCAGTCAAATAAAGGTGTAATAGTATCGTACCAGACAGGACAACAGTCCTCTTTGACAGATCTTTCCGCTGACGTTGTCCTGGTAACAACGACAGCCAAAGCAGCCCTTTTCATGGACTTTGATCCACCTCTCTCCATCAAAAAGATGGAGGCACTGAGGGCAGTCCACTATGACAGCTCCACTAAAATCATCCTCACCTTCAGCAAGAAGTTCTGGGAGAAGGACGGCATCCGAGGAGGAAAGAGCATCACCGACGGGCCATCCCGTTTCATCTACTACCCCAGCCACAGTTTCCCAACCAATAAGACCATTGGTGTCCTCCTGGCCTCCTACACCTGGTCCGACGAATCTCTCCTCTTCTTAGGTGCGAGCGATGAAGACCTGAAAGAGCTGGCTCTTAGAGATTTGGCGAAGATCCACGGCGAGTATGTCAAATCTCTCTGCACAGGGGTGGTGGTGAAGAGGTGGAGCGCGGATCCTCACAGCTTGGGTGCCTTCGCTCTCTTCACACCCTACCAACATTTAGAGTACTCTAAAGATCTCTTCAGTTGTGAAGGCAGGGTGCACTTTGCAGGTGAACACACAGCTTTTCCTCACGCTTGGATCGAGACATCTATGAAATCTGCGATCAGGGCTGCTTCCAAAATTAACAAAGAGTCAGCTAGAACGCGACACCATGATGAGCTCTAG